One Scophthalmus maximus strain ysfricsl-2021 chromosome 1, ASM2237912v1, whole genome shotgun sequence genomic region harbors:
- the macc1 gene encoding metastasis-associated in colon cancer protein 1, which translates to MASRRATSFRRVGSLMRSKSEGTLIDLGDNASTSNNLNGGLVTGITQNSEWPLLLPEVAQSSQTKNPFWNKLSGSNPFLDDIVNSSTDKHISNSSAVKRDNEKKHLDTYNDDAISTSSDEGNVGKFLENKHNVTNRSGRWRSASDILDELERKVPKREDSFKPPMPVLNPDFEWLKNDREAYKMAWLSHRQLTRSCLDLNLMSQSPGWAQTQATGFQVISRIGHTGGTVPLPDLEVSMHIPEGHVPPGEVQEVTLKAMLDPPPGLNNNYMTTMSPLLEVVLSNINTKECISLEVKLSGEVKSDPLSQVMTTVSGLVSNKRDGPYLKVNDCHIYKNRMEMKLQDLKTHFYVIAVAEASAIQSPATSVWDYLDRQITVAVYGPRYIHPSFKVVIVVCCHEDVPPKLPFSDICRGNKYLPPLVLQLWGKHRFKPDKVNDLHVKVSITGSVFKIKPEDKLKEVRQSRLKIGTVLNLPVALSCAGNTEMPPFKLDLEVKESNTATVAHFQVPSPPAPPIRSEKRVPRQIERRTEIARSSPIPEERVPDLLKFEDKPVNLQWYGVALKSVLRQPRVDYLLEYFKGDSVALLSRESVRSVGNSKVKEWYIGFLRGRTGLVHCKNVKLITRDQVIDFTGIRLTTEVLLDNMTLPFKKLTYMYSAIQTLVTEHITSWRGFADALGYSNLSLDTITRRHAETENDKVDCVLEKLKEDCHSEKSRKKFLHELMVGLLKMDSVSLVAQLIQNTVILSTAVELGARWRELADKMGKLSSAQIAGYESPHRGKSGDIGAQAMWKPAYDFLYSWSRHYGDSYRDMIQDLHLVLDKMKHPATRQWRQLTGALITANCLDIFRASAYPKS; encoded by the exons ATGGCATCTAGAAGAGCAACGTCCTTCCGTCGCGTTGGTAGTCTAATGCGGAGTAAATCTGAGGGGACACTGATTGACCTGGGTGACAATGCCTCAACAAGCAACAACCTGAATG gtGGGCTTGTGACAGGAATCACACAGAATTCTGAGTGGCCACTTTTACTGCCAGAAGTTGCTCAGTCATCTCAGACAAAAAATCCCTTCTGGAACAAACTGTCTGGTTCTAACCCTTTCTTAGACGACATtgtaaacagcagcacagacaaacacatttctaacTCGTCAGCTGTAAAAcgagacaatgaaaaaaaacatctggacacATATAACGACGACGCCATCAGCACATCTTCAGATGAAGGAAACGTGGGGaagtttttggaaaacaaacacaatgtcaccAACAGATCTGGGAGATGGAGGAGTGCTTCGGACATCCTGGATGAGCTGGAGAGAAAAGTGCCAAAACGGGAGGACAGCTTCAAACCGCCCATGCCAGTGCTGAACCCAGACTTTGAGTGGCTGAAGAATGACAGAGAGGCCTATAAAATGGCCTGGCTGAGCCACAGGCAGTTAACCCGCTCGTGCCTGGATTTAAATCTGATGAGCCAGAGCCCCGGATGGGCTCAGACCCAGGCCACTGGCTTTCAGGTTATTAGCAGGATTGGCCACACTGGAGGCACAGTACCGTTACCGGACTTAGAAGTTAGCATGCATATACCAGAAGGCCATGTTCCTCCTGGGGAAGTCCAGGAAGTCACACTGAAAGCAATGCTAGACCCTCCTCCTGGACTCAATAACAACTACATGACAACCATGAGTCCGCTGCTCGAGGTGGTTCTcagcaacatcaacacaaaggaGTGTATCTCTCTAGAGGTGAAACTGTCCGGAGAGGTGAAGAGTGACCCGTTAAGTCAAGTGATGACCACCGTCTCCGGGCTGGTGTCCAACAAGAGAGATGGGCCTTATCTAAAAGTGAACGACTGTCACATTTACAAGAACAGGATGGAGATGAAGCTTCAggatctgaaaacacatttttatgtgATTGCAGTCGCAGAGGCCTCTGCAATCCAGTCGCCTGCTACATCAGTATGGGATTACCTTGACCGGCAAATCACTGTAGCAGTTTATGGTCCCAggtacatccatccatcatttaaAGTAGTAATAGTGGTTTGCTGTCATGAGGATGTTCCACCAAAGCTTCCATTTTCAGATATATGTAGAGGCAACAAATACCTGCCTCCTCTTGTGCTGCAGCTGTGGGGAAAACATCGGTTTAAACCAGACAAAGTGAACGATCTCCATGTCAAAGTCAGCATCACAGGCTCCGTGTTTAAAATCAAACCTGAGGACAAACTGAAAGAAGTGAGACAAAGTCGGCTCAAAATAGGGACAGTCTTGAATTTGCCAGTTGCATTATCTTGTGCTGGCAATACAGAAATGCCCCCCTTTAAATTAGATCTGGAAGTGAAGGAATCAAACACTGCGACTGTTGCACATTTCCAGGTGCCCTCCCCTCCTGCACCACCCATTCGATCCGAGAAGCGAGTGCCGAGGCAGATAGAAAGGCGGACTGAAATAGCAAGATCCTCTCCCATTCCTGAGGAGAGAGTTCCAGATCTCCTCAAATTTGAAGACAAGCCTGTGAACCTACAGTGGTATGGTGTCGCTCTCAAATCAGTCCTCCGTCAGCCACGTGTAGACTACCTCCTGGAGTACTTCAAGGGGGACAGTGTGGCTCTCCTCTCCAGAGAATCTGTTAGGTCAGTGGGTAACTCAAAAGTAAAGGAGTGGTATATCGGATTTCTGCGAGGTAGGACTGGTTTGGTTCACTGCAAGAATGTCAAGCTCATTACCCGAGACCAGGTGATTGATTTCACCGGCATTCGGTTGACCACAGAGGTGCTCCTGGACAACATGACGCTGCCCTTCAAGAAGCTCACTTACATGTACTCTGCCATCCAGACGCTGGTCACTGAGCACATAACCAGCTGGAGAGGTTTTGCTGATGCTTTAGGGTACAGCAACCTGTCGCTGGACACAATCACTCGGAGGCACGCCGAAACAGAGAATGATAAGGTGGACTGCGTTCTGGAAAAGCTGAAGGAAGACTGCCACTCTGAGAAGAGCAGGAAAAAGTTTTTGCATGAACTCATGGTG GGTCTGCTCAAGATGGACTCTGTGAGTCTTGTGGCCCAGCTGATTCAGAACACTGTCATTCTGTCCACTGCTGTGGAGCTCGGGGCTCGATGGAGGGAGCTCGCTGACAAGATGGGAAAACTCTCCAGTGCTCAGATTGCCGGCTATGAGTCGCCACATCGAGGGAAGAGTGGAGATATCGGTGCCCAG GCCATGTGGAAGCCTGCCTATGACTTTCTGTACTCCTGGAGTCGGCATTATGGAGACAGCTACAGGGACATGATCCAGGATCTGCACCTGGTCctggacaaaatgaaacaccCTGCCACCAGACAGTGGAGGCAGCTGACCGGTGCCCTCATCACAGCAAACTGTCTCGATATCTTTCGAGCCTCCGCGTACCCAAAAAGCTAA
- the twist1b gene encoding twist-related protein 1b has translation MSEENMGDESSGSPLSPVDSLSTGEGERDRAPKRCGRKRRPSRKNAEDSDSPTPGKRGKKSTITPTTTPTSTGSGSGPGSSGSPQSFEELQTQRVMANVRERQRTQSLNEAFASLRKIIPTLPSDKLSKIQTLKLASRYIDFLYQVLQSDELDSKMSSCSYVAHERLSYAFSVWRMEGAWSMSTSH, from the coding sequence ATGTCTGAGGAGAACATGGGGGACGAGTCGAGCGGCTCCCCGCTCTCCCCCGTGGACAGCCTGAGCACCGGCGAGGGGGAGCGGGACAGGGCGCCGAAGAggtgtgggaggaagaggagaccgAGCAGGAAGAACGCAGAGGACTCGGACAGCCCGACCCCtgggaaaagggggaagaagTCCACcatcacccccaccaccacccccaccagcaccggcagcggcagcggccccggcagcagcggcagccccCAGTCGTTCGAGGAGCTCCAGACGCAGCGGGTCATGGCCAACGTGCGCGAGCGACAGAGGACGCAGTCCCTCAACGAGGCGTTCGCGTCCCTGCGGAAGATCATCCCCACGTTGCCCTCGGACAAGCTGAGCAAAATCCAGACCCTGAAGCTCGCCTCCAGGTACATCGACTTCCTCTACCAGGTGCTGCAGAGCGACGAGCTGGACTCCAAGATGTCAAGCTGCAGCTATGTGGCGCACGAGAGGCTGAGCTACGCCTTCTCCGTGTGGAGGATGGAGGGCGCCTGGTCCATGTCGACATCTCACTAG